The Microbacterium luteum genome includes a region encoding these proteins:
- a CDS encoding DMT family transporter, whose protein sequence is MTWLLLAGAIVFEVTGTMSLRASEGFKKRVWIAPVVVSYVLAFTLLFLCLANGMPVGVAYGIWSACGVALTAILARVLFKEPFTWVMGLGIIAIAGGVLLIELGAPH, encoded by the coding sequence ATGACCTGGCTGCTCCTCGCGGGAGCGATCGTCTTCGAAGTGACGGGCACGATGTCGCTGCGCGCATCGGAGGGCTTCAAGAAGCGCGTCTGGATCGCGCCCGTGGTCGTCTCCTATGTCCTGGCCTTCACTCTGCTGTTCCTCTGTCTGGCGAACGGCATGCCGGTCGGTGTGGCATACGGCATCTGGTCCGCATGCGGGGTCGCGCTGACCGCGATCCTGGCGCGCGTGCTCTTCAAGGAGCCCTTCACGTGGGTGATGGGCCTCGGGATCATCGCGATCGCCGGGGGCGTTCTGCTGATCGAGCTCGGCGCGCCGCACTGA
- a CDS encoding DMT family transporter: MAKWLYLVGAIVLEVSATLSLRQLVDHAGWIVLVLLGYGGAFLCLALLLRAGAPIGLTYGVWAASGVALTAVLAALLYGDPLTWLMSLGIAIVIGGVLLVEMGASTHSRQAPATGPIATPTAEAADTREGRR; encoded by the coding sequence ATGGCCAAATGGTTGTACCTCGTCGGCGCCATCGTGCTGGAGGTGTCGGCGACTCTCTCGCTGCGACAGCTCGTGGACCACGCCGGCTGGATCGTCCTCGTCCTTCTCGGCTACGGCGGCGCCTTCCTGTGTCTGGCTCTGCTGCTGCGCGCGGGAGCCCCGATCGGCCTGACCTACGGCGTCTGGGCCGCGTCGGGTGTCGCGCTGACCGCCGTGCTGGCCGCACTGCTCTACGGCGACCCGCTGACCTGGCTCATGAGCCTCGGGATCGCGATCGTCATCGGCGGGGTGCTGCTGGTGGAGATGGGTGCGAGCACCCACTCCCGGCAGGCGCCCGCGACCGGGCCGATCGCGACGCCTACGGCCGAAGCAGCCGACACGAGGGAGGGACGACGATGA